From a single Anaerolineales bacterium genomic region:
- the phnC gene encoding phosphonate ABC transporter ATP-binding protein, protein MLKIQNLTKIYDGGVQALTDVSFDVPKGQFLAVIGLSGSGKSTLLRCINRLIEPTDGKILWNGVDVTDASDDELRRVRRKIGMVFQHFNLVHRSSVLTNVLAGRLGYVNPAWSLVNRFPKSDVENAFKQLERVGIADKANHRADELSGGQQQRVGVARAMMQNPEMILADEPVASLDPVLAHSIMQYLEMINKEDGVTVLCSLHFLDLVHRYADRVVALNEGKLMFDGSPKEIDDVKFKEIYGRDAERVG, encoded by the coding sequence ATGCTAAAAATTCAAAACCTGACAAAAATCTATGATGGCGGCGTCCAAGCCCTGACGGATGTAAGTTTTGATGTGCCAAAAGGTCAATTCTTGGCTGTGATCGGCTTGAGCGGTTCCGGTAAATCAACGCTGTTGCGTTGCATTAATCGCCTGATCGAACCAACCGATGGAAAGATACTTTGGAATGGGGTGGATGTAACAGACGCTTCCGACGATGAATTACGCCGCGTCCGCCGCAAGATCGGCATGGTATTCCAGCATTTCAACCTTGTTCACCGCTCTTCTGTTCTCACAAATGTGCTTGCTGGGCGCCTGGGATATGTCAATCCCGCTTGGAGTCTGGTCAACCGCTTTCCAAAAAGTGATGTGGAAAACGCATTCAAGCAATTGGAACGGGTTGGCATCGCTGATAAAGCCAACCACCGTGCTGATGAACTAAGCGGCGGGCAGCAGCAACGCGTGGGGGTGGCGCGTGCCATGATGCAGAACCCTGAAATGATATTGGCGGATGAACCCGTTGCAAGCCTCGATCCAGTTCTGGCGCACAGCATCATGCAATACCTGGAAATGATCAATAAAGAGGATGGCGTAACAGTGTTATGCAGTCTGCACTTTCTGGATTTGGTACACCGTTATGCCGACCGCGTAGTGGCTCTTAATGAAGGAAAACTGATGTTTGACGGTTCGCCCAAAGAGATCGATGATGTCAAATTCAAAGAGATTTACGGCCGCGATGCGGAACGTGTAGGATAG
- a CDS encoding HAD family phosphatase has product MLKALIFDFDGLILDTETPEVFVWESIYREHGFELPVHEWEKTIGGYGISTFDAANHLSLLSQGRLDAVSMRSRYRREADQLIHASPVMPGVLEMIHQAREVGMKIAIGSSSPHSWVDTHAKRLGIFNLFNHIICQDDVPPGRTKPNPDIYLKVLERLRVQASEAVVFEDSLNGVEAARRAGIFVVAVPNPLTAKMGVRGDMTITSLANLSLRDLMARI; this is encoded by the coding sequence ATGCTTAAAGCGTTAATATTCGATTTTGACGGGTTGATCCTCGATACGGAGACACCTGAAGTTTTTGTCTGGGAATCCATTTACCGTGAACACGGATTCGAACTTCCAGTGCATGAATGGGAGAAGACCATCGGGGGATACGGCATCTCGACTTTCGATGCTGCCAACCATCTCTCGCTTCTTTCTCAGGGACGGCTGGATGCTGTTTCGATGCGCAGCCGTTACCGACGGGAGGCAGACCAACTTATCCATGCCAGTCCGGTCATGCCCGGCGTGCTGGAGATGATCCATCAGGCACGGGAAGTCGGGATGAAAATTGCCATCGGCTCCAGTTCCCCCCACTCCTGGGTGGATACCCACGCAAAGCGTCTTGGAATCTTTAATCTCTTCAATCACATCATTTGCCAGGACGATGTTCCGCCCGGCAGGACGAAGCCCAACCCGGATATCTACCTGAAGGTGTTGGAGCGGCTGCGGGTTCAAGCCAGCGAGGCGGTTGTCTTCGAGGATTCGCTCAACGGTGTGGAAGCGGCTCGCCGTGCAGGCATCTTCGTAGTGGCAGTACCCAATCCGCTGACGGCAAAGATGGGTGTGCGTGGTGACATGACGATTACGTCTCTTGCGAACCTGTCCCTGCGGGATTTGATGGCAAGGATTTAA
- a CDS encoding phosphate/phosphite/phosphonate ABC transporter substrate-binding protein — MNKRMSFVLLALIVSVAMILSACGPAATEAPAPEPVEEPTAVPPTAVPEPTEEPAPEIGSPEHPIKVLFVPSVDAQVIVSGGEIMAQALNEATGLTFEVVVPTSYAATIEEMCASPADTMAFIPGLGYALASQLCGVDVAFKAVRFGFSEYWAQILVPRDSDIDSLEDLDGLTWGYGDPGSTSGYMVPLVMFQEAGIEPVHFETGGSHNGAALALYNGSVDFATTFYSPYLHPEGGVEWSFENPDLPEDVIDTCGPNADGSRLLCGPNGEYRVLDARASIRTEAPDIMQKTRILMISTGIPNDTLSFGPEFPADLRAQIEAALVAFAGTDAWNESIGNQDFYGWTGIEAATDAEYDVVRKMVEASGYTLEGLGQ; from the coding sequence ATGAACAAACGTATGTCTTTTGTCCTGCTGGCGCTCATCGTGTCCGTTGCGATGATCCTCAGCGCATGCGGTCCAGCCGCCACAGAGGCTCCTGCCCCTGAGCCGGTTGAAGAACCCACGGCGGTGCCGCCGACCGCAGTACCTGAACCCACCGAAGAACCCGCGCCGGAAATCGGCTCCCCGGAACACCCCATCAAAGTCTTGTTCGTCCCCTCCGTGGACGCGCAGGTCATTGTGAGCGGCGGTGAGATCATGGCTCAAGCCCTTAACGAAGCCACCGGCTTGACCTTTGAAGTTGTTGTGCCGACCTCCTATGCAGCCACCATTGAAGAGATGTGTGCATCCCCTGCCGACACCATGGCGTTCATCCCTGGTTTGGGGTACGCACTTGCCAGCCAGTTGTGTGGCGTGGATGTTGCCTTCAAAGCTGTCCGCTTCGGTTTTTCCGAATACTGGGCTCAGATCTTGGTCCCGCGTGACAGTGACATTGACTCCCTTGAAGACTTGGATGGTCTGACTTGGGGTTATGGCGATCCCGGCTCCACCTCCGGTTACATGGTCCCGTTGGTCATGTTCCAGGAAGCCGGTATTGAGCCCGTTCACTTTGAAACTGGCGGCAGCCACAATGGTGCAGCTCTCGCCCTTTACAATGGCTCTGTGGATTTCGCTACCACCTTCTACAGCCCCTACTTGCATCCCGAAGGCGGTGTTGAATGGTCGTTTGAAAATCCCGACCTCCCTGAAGATGTGATCGATACCTGCGGTCCGAATGCTGATGGATCCCGCTTATTGTGCGGACCCAATGGCGAATACCGCGTACTGGATGCCCGCGCCAGCATCCGCACGGAAGCCCCGGATATCATGCAGAAGACCCGCATTTTGATGATCTCCACCGGCATTCCCAACGATACGCTCTCCTTCGGTCCTGAATTCCCCGCCGACTTGCGCGCCCAGATCGAAGCCGCCTTGGTGGCTTTCGCTGGAACTGATGCCTGGAATGAATCAATCGGCAATCAGGATTTCTATGGCTGGACCGGCATCGAAGCGGCAACGGATGCAGAATATGATGTTGTTCGCAAGATGGTGGAAGCTTCAGGCTACACCCTTGAAGGACTTGGTCAATAA
- the pdxT gene encoding pyridoxal 5'-phosphate synthase glutaminase subunit PdxT — protein sequence MKIGVLALQGDFAEHISMLKKLGVETAEVRLSKHLDGLDGLIIPGGESTTIGKLAVAYDLLDPLKKFGKTRAIWGTCAGAIFLSKNIGRDQPLLGLMDIKVQRNAFGRQVDSFETDLEIDELYKATGTEHPYHAVFIRAPIIESVGGNVKVLSALEDGRIVAAQEGHLLATSFHPELTNDTRFHEYFISLAS from the coding sequence ATGAAAATCGGAGTTCTCGCCCTGCAGGGCGATTTTGCAGAGCATATCTCCATGCTGAAAAAACTCGGCGTGGAAACAGCGGAAGTTCGTTTGTCCAAACATTTGGATGGGCTGGACGGACTTATCATCCCCGGCGGAGAGTCCACAACGATCGGCAAGCTGGCGGTGGCGTATGATTTATTGGATCCGCTCAAGAAGTTTGGAAAGACCCGCGCCATTTGGGGAACATGCGCAGGCGCGATCTTCCTTTCCAAAAACATCGGGCGTGACCAGCCCCTGCTTGGCTTGATGGATATCAAAGTCCAGCGCAATGCCTTCGGACGGCAGGTGGATTCATTCGAGACCGACCTTGAGATCGATGAGTTATACAAAGCCACCGGCACGGAGCATCCATATCATGCGGTCTTCATCCGCGCGCCGATCATTGAATCTGTTGGCGGAAATGTGAAAGTTCTGTCTGCTTTGGAAGATGGTCGAATTGTTGCTGCGCAGGAAGGTCATCTGCTGGCGACGTCGTTCCATCCTGAGTTGACCAACGACACACGCTTCCACGAGTATTTTATTTCGCTGGCGTCGTAA
- a CDS encoding ABC transporter permease subunit, which translates to MKDKKPSPFRSLRLGLFIIAVLVVYAYGFQVTQVNLAETKSEHRQQQLFRILRALARPNFFTYEKEEFEVRTPIMIPCPPEGFEPEVNEDPSQPYMVVTPACSDVRTNITIKGYNFEPQTRGPLNLVPFESGVNLQLASIEVDRFGEFEATVLLPNRPSEDAHEIVAITRRNVGAPQLTKTAYDTWNKIIETVFLALLATTLGIVFAIPLSFFAARNLMKDVTNSLAGISLSILLIPVGLYLGSQLADQAERISLLLTNNLLVIMAVLIIAPFILVRGVRWALPQQEIVNPSVGLRVARILTLLALFFIFILALYLIAFLALSGGRSLGLSMGNFGFLGFFIRDLGDILNMVVKAVVALAGAGILNGLAGRWGESLSRKTGTTAYLLHIILATAAGAALVVILAAIINWFYQFQDVQSFFMYAGAIGAGLGLITSLFYKPADAVPSGLVIYYVARTIFNALRSVEALVMAIVFVVWVGIGPFAGSLALALHTIASLAKLYSEQVESIMAGPIEAIQATGANRLQTIIYAVVPQIVPPYISYTMYRWDINVRMSTIIGFVGGGGIGFLLQQNINLLNYRDASAQMIAIAVVVSLMDYVSSVMREKVV; encoded by the coding sequence ATGAAGGACAAAAAACCTAGCCCGTTTCGTTCCCTAAGACTTGGTCTGTTTATTATTGCAGTTCTTGTAGTATATGCCTATGGCTTTCAAGTTACACAGGTCAACCTTGCAGAGACAAAATCCGAACACCGCCAGCAGCAACTGTTCCGTATTCTTCGCGCCTTAGCCAGACCCAACTTCTTCACCTATGAAAAGGAGGAGTTTGAGGTTCGCACCCCGATCATGATCCCGTGTCCTCCGGAGGGATTTGAGCCTGAAGTCAATGAAGATCCGTCACAGCCTTATATGGTTGTCACACCCGCCTGCAGTGATGTTCGCACGAATATTACAATAAAAGGATATAACTTCGAACCGCAGACCCGCGGACCTCTTAACCTCGTCCCGTTTGAAAGCGGGGTCAATTTGCAACTTGCCAGTATCGAAGTGGATCGATTCGGGGAATTTGAAGCCACTGTACTCTTGCCGAACCGCCCCAGTGAAGATGCTCATGAGATCGTAGCCATAACCCGTCGCAACGTAGGCGCTCCTCAATTGACAAAAACAGCCTACGATACGTGGAATAAGATCATAGAAACGGTTTTTCTAGCTTTGTTGGCAACCACCTTGGGCATCGTGTTTGCAATCCCGTTGAGTTTCTTTGCCGCCCGCAACCTGATGAAGGATGTGACCAATTCCCTTGCAGGCATATCACTTTCCATTCTGCTTATTCCTGTTGGTTTGTATTTGGGTAGTCAGTTGGCTGACCAGGCGGAACGGATCAGCCTGTTATTGACAAACAATCTTCTAGTTATCATGGCAGTTTTGATCATAGCGCCATTTATTCTGGTAAGAGGTGTGCGCTGGGCACTGCCGCAACAGGAGATCGTCAACCCATCCGTGGGATTGAGAGTTGCCCGTATCCTGACATTGCTTGCGCTGTTCTTCATCTTCATCCTGGCGCTCTACCTCATAGCATTCCTTGCCCTAAGTGGAGGAAGATCGTTGGGGCTTTCCATGGGCAATTTCGGATTTTTGGGATTCTTTATCCGCGATCTCGGTGATATCTTGAACATGGTGGTAAAAGCGGTGGTTGCCCTCGCTGGCGCAGGCATCTTAAACGGTCTCGCAGGACGCTGGGGTGAATCCCTGAGCCGAAAAACAGGCACCACTGCCTATTTACTCCACATAATACTGGCGACTGCCGCTGGAGCAGCTCTTGTTGTCATCCTTGCTGCGATCATTAACTGGTTCTATCAATTTCAGGATGTTCAGAGTTTCTTCATGTATGCCGGCGCGATCGGTGCGGGGTTGGGGCTTATAACCAGCTTGTTCTACAAGCCTGCTGATGCGGTCCCAAGCGGACTTGTCATTTATTACGTGGCTCGTACCATCTTCAACGCGTTACGTTCCGTTGAGGCGCTGGTGATGGCGATTGTTTTTGTCGTATGGGTCGGGATCGGACCTTTTGCTGGTTCACTTGCGCTGGCGTTGCATACCATTGCATCGCTTGCCAAGTTGTATTCCGAACAAGTGGAAAGTATCATGGCGGGTCCCATAGAAGCCATACAAGCCACCGGCGCAAATCGCCTGCAAACCATCATCTATGCGGTCGTTCCGCAGATCGTCCCGCCGTATATCTCCTACACCATGTATCGCTGGGATATCAATGTCCGTATGTCCACCATCATCGGGTTCGTCGGCGGCGGTGGTATCGGTTTTCTGCTCCAGCAAAATATCAACCTCTTGAACTACCGTGATGCCAGTGCGCAGATGATCGCGATCGCTGTTGTTGTCTCCCTCATGGATTACGTCAGTTCTGTGATGCGTGAGAAGGTTGTGTAG
- the pdxS gene encoding pyridoxal 5'-phosphate synthase lyase subunit PdxS, which yields MEAKTGTWTEKKGLAQMLKGGVIMDVVNAEQAKIAEDAGACAVMALERVPADIRADGGVARMSDPDMILKIIDAVSIPVMAKCRIGHFVEAQILESLGVDYIDESEVLTPADEEHHILKHNFKVPFVCGCRNIGEALRRIGEGAAMIRTKGEAGTGDVVEAVRHARSVMGSIRQLQTMNDEELMTFAKNNGAPYELVKETKELGRMPVVNFAAGGVATPADAALMMQLGVDGVFVGSGIFKSGNPAQRAQAIVKAVTHYQDASILAEVSKNLGEAMVGRNVSQMPEGEKLAGRGW from the coding sequence ATGGAAGCAAAGACTGGTACCTGGACCGAGAAAAAAGGTTTAGCGCAGATGTTGAAAGGCGGCGTCATCATGGACGTGGTGAATGCCGAGCAGGCGAAAATCGCCGAAGACGCGGGCGCGTGCGCGGTGATGGCGTTGGAACGCGTGCCTGCCGATATCCGCGCGGATGGCGGCGTGGCGCGTATGTCCGACCCGGACATGATTCTGAAGATCATTGATGCCGTTTCCATCCCTGTGATGGCGAAATGCCGCATCGGTCATTTCGTCGAGGCGCAGATTCTGGAATCTCTCGGCGTGGATTACATTGACGAATCCGAAGTGCTCACTCCCGCGGACGAGGAACATCATATTTTGAAGCACAACTTTAAAGTGCCGTTCGTGTGCGGATGCCGTAACATAGGCGAGGCATTGCGCCGCATCGGTGAAGGCGCGGCGATGATCCGTACGAAGGGCGAAGCAGGCACGGGCGATGTGGTCGAGGCGGTGCGTCATGCCCGCAGCGTGATGGGTTCCATCCGCCAGTTGCAGACGATGAACGACGAAGAGTTGATGACCTTCGCCAAGAACAACGGCGCGCCGTATGAACTGGTGAAGGAAACCAAGGAACTTGGACGCATGCCCGTGGTCAATTTTGCGGCGGGCGGTGTGGCTACTCCTGCCGATGCGGCGTTGATGATGCAGCTCGGCGTGGACGGCGTGTTCGTCGGCTCGGGTATTTTCAAGAGCGGCAACCCTGCCCAGCGCGCGCAAGCCATCGTCAAGGCGGTGACGCATTATCAGGATGCTTCCATCCTCGCCGAAGTGAGTAAGAATCTCGGTGAGGCGATGGTCGGGCGCAATGTCTCACAGATGCCTGAGGGCGAGAAGCTCGCAGGTCGCGGCTGGTAA
- a CDS encoding PEP/pyruvate-binding domain-containing protein — translation MTFPSLSEDNVTRIFLALSQYPILSRRIRHYMRKTLFNRGVITREAFDDEAKRKAVESQTREGLHNPYEEEKADVWEERLQRVRDSLTDFYFAYNLPYAEFETLVRQMLAERGRDDVEFIWFNPELAPQDMVFEQAAMIESMAEPDRGRYEARLKELKVVLIRTMISDQLKYIKMARHWFTVDDFKEIHRRKIGGGKIGGKAAGMLLAHRIIKETAPQEVRERFKIPTSYYLGSDVFYNFLSLNGLMHWNDQKYKTEEEMRADYPVLCAEFADGKFPPEIIERLEEILAEAGDTPLIVRSSSLLEDNFGNSFAGKYESIFLPNQGELDRKLSKLTDAIAKIYASVLDPDALLYRHLKDLADYDERIGILIQFVEGRRWGNYYLPHAAGVAFSRNLYRWSPQIKQEDGFLRLVWGLGTRAVDVVADDYPRLVALSHPTLTPSSDVRATQSYSQRSVDVIDLDKNDFVTLPVRELIGVDYEAVRYIAQIVEEGYLAAIRSRIAPPEKMVINFNGLLSRTPFAASIREALKLLETHYGSPVDTEFTLELLTPDEQRSEVRITLLQCRPQSHIQESGEVQIPSDLRNENIVFSTSRMVPQGAIQNIRYVLFVPSEGYFSLESQAERTALERAIGQFNALMKDEVYIAVGPGRWGTSTPDLGVHIAYGDIYNARALVELAGESIGASPEPSFGTHFFQDLMEANIYPLAVFLDDMDTVFNREFFYRTPNRIKEFISIDNPRVLSALHLIAVHDYRPHHHMDLVMDSQKSRAVAFLVKDETKAQTQD, via the coding sequence TACACGTGAAGCGTTTGATGATGAAGCAAAGCGGAAAGCGGTCGAGTCGCAGACGCGTGAGGGGCTGCATAATCCCTACGAAGAGGAAAAAGCGGATGTCTGGGAAGAGCGCTTGCAGCGCGTCCGGGATTCGTTGACGGATTTTTACTTCGCCTACAACCTGCCGTATGCCGAGTTTGAGACCCTCGTGCGGCAAATGCTGGCGGAACGCGGCAGGGATGATGTGGAGTTCATCTGGTTCAACCCTGAACTTGCCCCGCAGGACATGGTATTCGAACAGGCGGCGATGATCGAGTCCATGGCGGAACCAGACCGGGGGAGGTACGAGGCGCGCTTGAAGGAATTGAAGGTCGTGCTCATCCGCACCATGATCAGCGACCAGTTGAAATACATCAAGATGGCGCGTCACTGGTTCACTGTGGATGATTTCAAGGAGATCCATCGGCGCAAGATCGGCGGCGGTAAGATCGGCGGAAAAGCCGCAGGGATGCTGCTCGCTCACCGAATCATCAAGGAAACCGCCCCACAGGAAGTTCGCGAGCGATTCAAGATCCCCACCTCCTATTACCTCGGTTCGGATGTTTTCTATAACTTTCTGTCATTAAACGGGTTGATGCACTGGAATGACCAGAAATATAAAACCGAGGAAGAGATGCGCGCGGACTATCCTGTGCTGTGTGCCGAATTTGCCGATGGCAAGTTTCCGCCGGAGATCATCGAGCGGTTGGAGGAAATCCTTGCCGAGGCAGGGGATACGCCTCTCATTGTCCGTTCCTCCAGTTTGCTGGAGGACAACTTTGGAAACTCCTTCGCCGGGAAATATGAAAGCATCTTTCTCCCGAATCAAGGGGAGCTAGACCGGAAACTTTCCAAGCTGACAGATGCCATTGCAAAGATCTATGCCAGTGTACTGGATCCCGATGCGCTGCTTTATCGTCACCTCAAAGACTTGGCGGATTATGATGAGCGTATCGGCATCCTTATCCAGTTTGTGGAGGGAAGGCGTTGGGGAAATTATTATTTACCGCACGCCGCCGGGGTCGCTTTCAGCCGCAACCTATACCGTTGGTCACCGCAGATCAAGCAGGAAGACGGATTTTTGCGTCTTGTCTGGGGGTTGGGCACCCGCGCAGTGGATGTGGTCGCGGATGATTATCCCCGCCTCGTGGCGCTTAGTCACCCTACGTTGACTCCCTCATCCGATGTCCGCGCGACACAAAGCTACTCGCAACGGAGTGTGGATGTCATTGATCTTGATAAAAACGATTTTGTTACGCTCCCTGTCCGTGAGCTTATTGGCGTGGATTATGAAGCAGTGCGTTATATTGCCCAGATCGTGGAGGAAGGGTATCTCGCTGCCATCCGCTCACGGATCGCCCCACCCGAAAAAATGGTGATCAACTTCAACGGATTGTTATCCCGTACGCCTTTTGCCGCATCGATCCGCGAAGCATTGAAACTGCTTGAAACTCATTATGGATCCCCGGTGGATACCGAATTCACATTGGAGCTTCTTACGCCTGACGAACAGCGGTCTGAAGTTCGCATCACCCTTCTGCAATGCCGCCCGCAAAGCCATATTCAAGAATCGGGAGAAGTGCAGATCCCAAGCGACTTGCGGAATGAAAATATTGTGTTCTCCACATCGCGAATGGTTCCTCAGGGAGCGATCCAAAACATCCGTTATGTTCTTTTCGTCCCATCGGAAGGGTATTTCAGCCTTGAATCGCAGGCAGAGCGGACTGCGCTGGAGCGCGCCATTGGGCAATTCAATGCGCTCATGAAGGACGAGGTGTACATCGCGGTTGGTCCGGGGCGCTGGGGCACATCCACTCCCGACCTTGGCGTGCACATCGCGTATGGTGATATCTATAATGCCCGCGCCTTGGTGGAATTGGCGGGTGAATCCATTGGCGCCTCTCCCGAACCGTCCTTTGGTACTCACTTTTTTCAAGACTTGATGGAAGCGAACATTTATCCGCTGGCGGTCTTTCTCGATGATATGGATACGGTGTTCAACCGGGAATTTTTCTATCGAACGCCGAATCGCATCAAGGAATTCATCTCCATCGATAATCCGCGCGTCCTCTCCGCTCTGCATTTGATCGCTGTCCATGACTATCGCCCGCATCACCACATGGATCTGGTAATGGATTCACAGAAGAGCCGGGCGGTTGCATTCCTTGTTAAAGATGAAACGAAGGCTCAAACCCAGGATTGA